The following proteins are encoded in a genomic region of Pseudodesulfovibrio mercurii:
- a CDS encoding phosphate signaling complex PhoU family protein yields MMTFEGLDENFKFIVYEVENQARSTQRFMDAPSRKRYAKITSRDDYIDNLKTIIENKCYSRIHADRSLDKRALNKIRAIQVICVNLEKIADYFVNIVKQMQYLDDQSFVQRYDYTEVFEIMLSRLEAILDAYHDEDMSKALYICKAEPMLDDVYKVRFDRVMNEMGMGRDAQSLVTVLFIFRYFERVGDALLNIGEAVIFSLLGERIKIEQFEALQQTLTKSGFSDSFSDIDFSAIWGTRSGCRIGKVEPREAELTAEEKKQGSIYKEGNLEKIRKERESIQRWKQLFPHLVADIYGFHEDADKGSMLVEFLNGCTLDEVILSGDDELVRNALFILENTVLETWSTTMVRLPVKTNYIRQIQSRLEGVLQTHPEFWRDPKSLGPSEVRSTEALLSACADIEDELEAPFSVFIHGDFNINNVVYNHEAQQIHYIDLYRSRDFDYVQDASVFLVSNFRVPLFDSDHRKRINSVIRQFYGFILEFAQRHEDPTVQARLAFALARSFYTSTRFELNFKFAKEMYNRSMFLLEKIHQYRGGDWELFSLPEDVLYY; encoded by the coding sequence ATGATGACCTTCGAAGGACTGGACGAGAACTTCAAGTTCATCGTCTACGAGGTGGAGAACCAGGCCCGGTCCACGCAGAGGTTCATGGATGCCCCTTCCCGCAAGCGGTACGCCAAGATCACCTCGCGCGACGACTACATCGACAACCTCAAGACGATCATCGAGAACAAGTGCTACTCGCGCATCCACGCGGATCGGTCCCTGGACAAGCGGGCCCTGAACAAGATCAGGGCCATCCAGGTCATCTGCGTGAACCTCGAAAAGATCGCCGACTATTTCGTCAACATCGTCAAGCAGATGCAGTACCTCGACGACCAGTCCTTCGTGCAGCGCTACGACTACACCGAGGTCTTCGAGATCATGCTCTCCCGGCTGGAGGCCATCCTCGACGCCTACCACGACGAGGACATGTCCAAGGCCCTGTACATCTGCAAGGCCGAGCCCATGCTCGACGACGTGTACAAGGTCCGCTTCGACCGGGTCATGAACGAGATGGGCATGGGCCGCGACGCGCAATCCCTGGTCACGGTGCTGTTCATCTTCCGCTATTTCGAACGGGTGGGCGACGCCCTGCTGAACATCGGCGAGGCGGTCATCTTCTCCCTGCTCGGCGAGCGCATCAAGATCGAGCAGTTCGAGGCGTTGCAGCAGACCCTGACCAAGTCCGGGTTCAGCGACTCCTTCTCGGACATAGACTTCAGCGCCATCTGGGGCACGCGCTCGGGCTGCCGCATCGGCAAGGTCGAGCCGCGCGAGGCCGAGCTGACCGCCGAGGAGAAGAAGCAGGGGTCCATCTACAAGGAAGGAAACCTGGAGAAGATCCGCAAGGAGCGGGAGTCCATCCAGCGCTGGAAGCAGCTCTTCCCGCACCTGGTGGCCGACATCTACGGCTTCCACGAGGACGCGGACAAGGGGTCCATGCTGGTGGAGTTCCTGAACGGCTGCACCCTGGACGAGGTGATCCTGTCCGGGGACGACGAGCTGGTCCGCAACGCCCTGTTCATCCTGGAGAACACCGTGCTCGAGACCTGGTCCACCACCATGGTCCGGCTGCCGGTCAAGACCAACTACATCCGGCAGATCCAGTCCCGCCTGGAAGGCGTGCTCCAGACCCACCCCGAGTTCTGGCGCGACCCCAAGAGCCTGGGGCCGTCGGAGGTCCGGTCCACCGAGGCCCTGCTGTCGGCCTGCGCGGACATCGAGGACGAGCTGGAAGCCCCCTTCTCGGTCTTCATCCACGGCGACTTCAACATCAACAACGTGGTCTACAACCACGAGGCCCAGCAGATCCACTACATCGACCTGTACCGCTCGCGGGACTTCGACTACGTCCAGGACGCCTCGGTCTTCCTGGTCTCCAACTTCCGCGTGCCCCTGTTCGATTCGGACCACCGCAAACGCATCAACTCGGTCATCCGGCAGTTCTACGGGTTCATCCTGGAGTTCGCCCAGCGGCACGAGGACCCCACGGTCCAGGCCCGGCTGGCCTTCGCCCTGGCGCGCAGCTTCTACACCTCCACCCGGTTCGAGCTGAACTTCAAGTTCGCCAAGGAGATGTACAACCGGTCCATGTTCCTGCTGGAAAAGATTCATCAATACCGGGGCGGGGACTGGGAGCTTTTCTCCCTGCCCGAGGACGTCCTCTACTACTAG
- a CDS encoding ParA family protein gives MRIIAVLNQKGGVGKTSTAVNLGAALARQDRRVLLLDLDPQAHLTYSLGIMAHELPRTMGAALMRECPLDSVTMEVGGLHVVPASVALAGTEVDLASAGNRETRLRDALAGTGGYDFAIIDCPPNLGMLTLNAMVAANELLVPVQPEFLALQSLGKLMETVKAIREGWNPHLTLSGILMTRYQRTRKLNREIRRKIKDHFGDALLDTTIRDNISLAEAPSFGRDIFTYKPRSHGAADYRNLALELLRRGAP, from the coding sequence ATGCGCATCATCGCCGTACTGAACCAGAAGGGGGGCGTGGGCAAGACGTCCACCGCCGTGAACCTGGGGGCCGCCCTGGCCCGGCAGGACCGGCGCGTCCTGCTGCTGGACCTCGACCCCCAGGCGCATCTGACCTATTCCCTGGGCATCATGGCCCACGAGCTGCCCCGGACCATGGGCGCGGCCCTGATGCGCGAGTGTCCCCTGGACAGCGTGACCATGGAGGTCGGCGGACTGCATGTGGTGCCCGCCTCCGTGGCCCTGGCCGGGACCGAGGTGGACCTGGCTTCGGCCGGGAACCGCGAGACCCGGCTGCGCGACGCCCTGGCCGGGACCGGAGGGTACGACTTCGCCATCATCGACTGCCCGCCCAACCTCGGCATGCTCACACTGAACGCCATGGTCGCGGCGAACGAACTGCTCGTGCCGGTGCAGCCGGAATTCCTGGCCCTGCAATCCCTGGGCAAGCTCATGGAGACGGTCAAGGCCATCCGCGAGGGCTGGAACCCGCATCTCACCCTGTCCGGCATCCTCATGACCCGCTACCAACGCACCCGCAAGCTCAACCGGGAGATCCGGCGCAAGATCAAGGACCACTTCGGCGACGCCCTGCTGGATACGACCATCCGCGACAACATCTCCCTGGCCGAGGCCCCCAGTTTCGGCCGGGACATCTTCACCTACAAACCCCGCAGCCACGGGGCCGCCGACTACCGGAACCTGGCCCTGGAACTGCTCCGCAGAGGTGCCCCATGA
- a CDS encoding caspase family protein: MHTRTPIAIVVSLLATTLLLLAPARAAAPQKTALVIGNSAYPGMPLANPVHDATDVGRELEGLGFRVTLLTDGTRRQMENAVRKLSRQLADGGVGLFYFAGHGIQVNGENYLIPVDADIETEADVPYEAVSAGRILDHLKLAGNQMNIIILDACRNNPFARSMRSETTGLARMDAPTGSIMAYATAPGSVAADGEGRNGVYTKNLLAAMNTPGLDIYDTFMQVRRGVIRDTGGRQTPWESSSLIGKFYFREKKPEPVAAPTPPPAPAVTPETEALKAQLLAMQQQMAALQEQARQNAELVQTRQPDDSNEELKAQLAAVQQQMAAMQEQAETRPQPVPAPQSGQTDEELKAQLEAMRQQVAALQQNRIVSGGSDIVHTDVDPLSARQKALSAANGRLVLSVAPMAFAWTYKYKRRDWEVKGREKLLSVLAERKDVLSVFCAGDGDSPAHPYTLSPNAEAILWSGGASRPPDTNILRQMAVQLHADTLMAVSTYLSTLNTSNQIYVLCNFYDAKKDTLKTFTLKESRGSYYPVTRYLFFLKESVNQALDEYMGK; the protein is encoded by the coding sequence GTGCACACCAGAACCCCCATCGCCATCGTCGTCTCGCTGTTGGCGACAACCCTGCTCCTTCTCGCGCCCGCCAGGGCCGCCGCTCCCCAGAAAACCGCCCTGGTCATCGGCAATTCCGCCTACCCCGGCATGCCCCTGGCCAACCCCGTCCACGACGCCACGGACGTCGGCAGGGAACTCGAGGGACTCGGCTTCCGGGTCACGCTCCTGACCGACGGCACCCGGCGCCAGATGGAGAACGCCGTGCGCAAGCTGTCCAGGCAGCTGGCGGACGGCGGCGTGGGCCTCTTCTATTTCGCCGGGCACGGCATCCAGGTGAACGGGGAGAACTACCTCATCCCGGTGGACGCGGACATCGAGACCGAGGCGGACGTGCCCTATGAGGCGGTCTCGGCGGGCCGCATCCTGGATCACCTGAAGCTGGCGGGCAACCAGATGAACATCATCATCCTGGACGCCTGCCGCAACAACCCCTTTGCCCGGTCCATGCGCTCCGAGACCACCGGCCTGGCCCGCATGGACGCGCCCACCGGGTCCATCATGGCCTACGCCACGGCTCCGGGCTCGGTGGCGGCCGACGGGGAGGGACGCAACGGGGTCTACACCAAGAACCTGCTCGCGGCCATGAACACCCCCGGCCTGGACATCTACGACACCTTCATGCAGGTCCGGCGCGGCGTGATCCGGGACACCGGCGGTCGCCAGACGCCGTGGGAATCCTCGTCCCTGATCGGCAAGTTCTATTTCCGTGAGAAGAAACCGGAACCGGTCGCCGCGCCGACGCCCCCGCCCGCCCCGGCCGTCACCCCCGAGACCGAGGCGCTCAAGGCGCAGCTCCTGGCCATGCAACAGCAGATGGCGGCGCTCCAGGAGCAGGCCCGGCAGAACGCCGAACTGGTCCAGACGCGGCAGCCCGACGATTCCAACGAGGAGCTCAAGGCCCAGCTCGCGGCCGTGCAGCAGCAGATGGCCGCCATGCAGGAACAGGCCGAGACCCGGCCGCAGCCCGTCCCGGCCCCGCAATCCGGCCAGACCGACGAGGAGCTCAAGGCCCAGTTGGAAGCCATGCGGCAACAGGTGGCCGCATTGCAGCAGAACCGGATCGTTTCAGGCGGATCGGACATCGTCCATACCGACGTCGATCCCCTGTCCGCCAGGCAAAAAGCCCTGAGCGCCGCCAACGGCAGGCTCGTCCTTTCTGTGGCGCCCATGGCCTTTGCCTGGACCTACAAATACAAGCGGCGCGACTGGGAGGTGAAGGGACGGGAAAAGCTGCTCTCCGTCCTGGCCGAGAGAAAGGACGTCCTTTCCGTCTTTTGCGCCGGAGACGGGGATTCGCCGGCGCATCCCTATACCCTGTCCCCGAACGCGGAGGCGATCCTGTGGTCCGGCGGGGCCTCCCGGCCCCCCGACACCAATATCCTCAGGCAGATGGCGGTTCAGCTGCACGCCGACACCCTGATGGCCGTGTCGACCTACCTGAGCACCCTGAACACCTCGAATCAAATATACGTCCTGTGCAACTTCTACGATGCGAAAAAGGACACGTTGAAGACCTTCACGCTGAAGGAATCGCGGGGGAGCTACTATCCGGTGACCCGCTACCTGTTCTTCCTCAAAGAGAGCGTGAACCAGGCGCTGGACGAATACATGGGCAAATAG
- a CDS encoding amphi-Trp domain-containing protein yields the protein MSDERLGTNPLEWVTPAATPEASGPAPETTQPAPRADTAGPRTGLFRPAATDNEETTMGKGKIKIEQTMDTAQVVAYLKDLADSIESGVIRAENEGGTLVLGVPETMQVELKLARKKDKAKCEIELEWLDDGSQAESLKISGE from the coding sequence ATGAGCGACGAGAGACTCGGGACCAACCCTCTTGAGTGGGTCACGCCCGCCGCGACCCCCGAGGCCTCCGGCCCGGCCCCCGAAACCACGCAACCCGCCCCGCGGGCGGACACGGCCGGACCGCGCACCGGCCTGTTCCGCCCGGCCGCGACCGACAACGAGGAGACCACGATGGGCAAAGGCAAGATCAAGATCGAACAGACCATGGACACGGCCCAGGTGGTCGCCTACCTCAAGGACCTGGCCGACTCCATCGAATCCGGCGTCATCCGCGCCGAGAACGAGGGCGGCACCCTGGTCCTCGGCGTGCCCGAGACCATGCAGGTGGAGCTCAAGCTGGCCCGCAAAAAGGACAAGGCCAAATGCGAGATCGAGCTGGAATGGCTCGACGACGGCTCCCAGGCCGAATCCCTCAAGATATCGGGCGAATAA
- a CDS encoding amphi-Trp domain-containing protein, with protein sequence MDKQKISVKKVLEYKDAVSYIEDLARSFRSGTIVVESGGEHVVMTPGAQVAVKVEAKVKNDKQKIGFELSWTEAGGDELRIGDAEPAPAPAIQPEGGAPAMKPAAQAPAAKIPAMAPATTEPARVPATTEARPESEAKSEAKFEAKKAAAKKDPDGKKAAKKAASKKSIAKKTSAKSADKK encoded by the coding sequence GTGGATAAGCAAAAGATCAGTGTCAAGAAGGTCCTGGAGTACAAGGACGCCGTGTCCTACATCGAAGACCTGGCCAGGAGCTTCCGGTCCGGCACCATCGTGGTGGAGAGCGGCGGGGAGCACGTGGTCATGACGCCCGGCGCCCAGGTGGCCGTCAAGGTGGAGGCCAAAGTCAAGAACGACAAGCAGAAGATCGGCTTCGAGCTGAGCTGGACCGAGGCCGGAGGGGACGAACTCCGGATCGGCGACGCCGAGCCCGCGCCCGCACCGGCGATCCAGCCCGAGGGCGGCGCCCCGGCCATGAAGCCCGCGGCCCAGGCCCCGGCCGCCAAGATTCCGGCAATGGCCCCGGCCACCACCGAACCGGCCAGGGTCCCGGCCACCACCGAAGCCAGGCCCGAATCCGAGGCCAAATCCGAGGCCAAATTCGAAGCGAAAAAGGCGGCGGCCAAAAAGGACCCGGACGGGAAAAAAGCGGCAAAAAAGGCGGCATCCAAGAAATCCATCGCCAAGAAAACGTCGGCCAAGTCCGCCGACAAGAAATAA
- a CDS encoding GAK system CofD-like protein, whose translation MRIRVTRDVTIPDPRKLEQFRRAPELGPSVLFFSGGSALRDTSRELIRYTHNSIHLITPFDSGGSSAVIRKAFGMPAVGDIRNRLMALADQSVQGNPEIYNLFTHRLPKDGERDALRADLDAMAAGAHPLVRRIPDPMRKLIRNHFYEFLERMPEDFDLRGASIGNLVLTAGYLSNRRQLDPVIYLFSKLVQVCGVVRPTVNQDLHLAVRLADGETIVGQHRITGKESAPLASPIEDIWLTRSPDDREPVRTAIRKKVREWIGKADLICYPPGSFYSSVVANLLVDGVGRAVAANTCPKVFVPSTGADPETPGVSVAERADILCRHLRADVEAHDGDGGGTGDGEVLGYVLVDSKNGRYAGGIDRKRIEERGFTVIDGPLVTARSAPHLDGRVLSEFLLSLC comes from the coding sequence GTGCGCATTCGAGTCACCAGGGACGTCACCATCCCGGACCCGCGAAAGCTGGAGCAGTTCCGGCGGGCCCCCGAACTCGGCCCGTCCGTGCTCTTCTTCAGCGGCGGCTCGGCCCTGCGCGACACCTCCAGGGAGCTCATCCGCTACACCCACAACTCCATCCACCTGATCACCCCCTTCGACTCGGGGGGCAGCTCGGCGGTCATCCGCAAGGCCTTCGGCATGCCCGCCGTGGGCGACATCCGCAACCGGCTCATGGCCCTGGCCGACCAGTCCGTGCAGGGCAACCCCGAGATATACAACCTGTTCACCCACCGGCTGCCCAAGGACGGGGAGCGCGACGCCCTGCGCGCCGACCTGGACGCCATGGCCGCCGGGGCGCACCCCCTGGTCCGGCGCATCCCGGACCCCATGCGCAAGCTCATCCGCAACCATTTCTACGAATTCCTGGAACGCATGCCCGAGGACTTCGACCTCCGGGGCGCGTCCATCGGCAACCTGGTCCTGACCGCCGGGTACCTGTCTAACCGCCGCCAACTGGACCCGGTCATCTACCTCTTCTCCAAGCTGGTCCAGGTCTGCGGCGTGGTCCGCCCGACCGTGAACCAGGACCTGCACCTGGCCGTGCGCCTGGCCGACGGCGAGACCATCGTGGGACAGCACCGGATTACCGGCAAGGAGTCCGCCCCGCTCGCCTCGCCCATCGAGGACATCTGGCTGACCCGCTCCCCGGACGACCGGGAACCGGTCCGCACGGCCATCCGCAAGAAGGTCCGGGAGTGGATCGGCAAGGCGGACCTGATCTGCTACCCGCCGGGCAGCTTCTATTCCAGCGTGGTGGCCAACCTGCTGGTCGACGGCGTGGGCCGGGCCGTGGCCGCCAACACCTGCCCCAAGGTCTTCGTCCCGTCCACGGGCGCGGACCCCGAGACGCCCGGCGTGTCCGTGGCCGAGCGGGCGGACATCCTCTGCCGCCACCTGCGGGCCGACGTCGAGGCCCACGACGGGGACGGCGGCGGTACCGGAGACGGCGAGGTCCTGGGCTACGTCCTGGTGGACTCGAAAAACGGGCGGTACGCCGGGGGCATCGACAGAAAGCGGATCGAGGAGCGCGGCTTCACGGTCATAGACGGCCCCCTGGTCACGGCGCGGAGCGCGCCGCACCTCGACGGCCGGGTCCTGAGCGAATTTTTGCTGTCGCTTTGCTGA
- a CDS encoding HprK-related kinase B, giving the protein MKLTGTTRRELAEAVKTACPAGHTLHLDLGGCRIRVDSSTDALHDVLADYFKEFLTGDGEPEITLSAHEVPAVDTDLAFNVKEPDPGKTRIKEEWIDLPDGRVVRKRLTGMHFLFGRGENVAVGPCLDNPNQVINFVNNRFIEWKLNRGGFLGHAAGVRSGERGISLAGFSGAGKSTLALHLMSRGTTFISNDRVMVEEDGDGLVMYGVAKQPRINPGTALHNPDLHCIVEPGMREKFLSLPKDELWQLEHKYDALIDECYGPGKFELRCPMNALVVLNWSRDRAPLRAGLVDPRERRDLLPAFMKSTGLFYLPDDPARRADPDEDAYAALLSKTDLIEIAGGVDFDRASEICLRYMQTGLLPAD; this is encoded by the coding sequence ATGAAGCTGACCGGCACCACCCGCAGGGAACTGGCCGAGGCCGTGAAGACGGCCTGCCCGGCCGGGCACACCCTCCACCTGGACCTCGGCGGCTGCCGCATCCGGGTGGACAGCTCCACGGACGCCCTGCACGACGTCCTGGCCGACTATTTCAAGGAGTTCCTGACCGGGGACGGCGAGCCGGAGATCACCCTCTCGGCCCACGAGGTCCCGGCCGTGGACACGGACCTCGCCTTCAACGTCAAGGAGCCCGATCCCGGCAAGACCAGGATCAAGGAGGAGTGGATCGACCTGCCCGACGGCCGCGTGGTCCGCAAGCGGCTGACCGGCATGCACTTCCTCTTCGGCCGGGGCGAGAACGTGGCCGTGGGGCCGTGCCTGGACAACCCCAACCAGGTCATCAATTTCGTCAACAACCGGTTCATCGAGTGGAAGCTCAACAGGGGCGGGTTCCTGGGCCACGCCGCCGGGGTGCGTTCGGGCGAACGCGGCATCTCCCTGGCCGGATTCTCGGGCGCGGGCAAGTCCACCCTGGCCCTGCACCTCATGAGCAGGGGCACGACCTTCATCTCCAACGACCGGGTCATGGTCGAGGAGGACGGCGACGGCCTGGTCATGTACGGGGTGGCCAAGCAGCCGCGCATCAACCCCGGCACGGCCCTGCACAACCCGGACCTGCACTGCATCGTGGAGCCGGGCATGCGCGAGAAGTTCCTGTCCCTGCCCAAGGACGAGCTGTGGCAGCTGGAGCACAAGTACGACGCCCTCATCGACGAGTGCTACGGACCGGGCAAATTCGAGCTGCGCTGCCCCATGAACGCACTGGTCGTCCTCAACTGGAGCCGGGACCGCGCCCCCCTGCGCGCCGGTCTGGTGGACCCACGGGAGCGCCGCGACCTGCTGCCCGCGTTCATGAAGTCCACGGGGCTGTTCTACCTGCCCGACGACCCGGCCCGGCGGGCGGACCCGGACGAGGACGCCTACGCCGCGCTCCTGTCCAAGACCGATCTCATCGAAATCGCCGGAGGCGTGGACTTCGACCGCGCTTCCGAGATATGCTTGCGGTACATGCAAACCGGCCTCCTCCCGGCCGACTGA
- a CDS encoding amphi-Trp domain-containing protein: protein MAEEKFVFDSLQDCGSIKEFLESLIEGFEKHSIDLSTNGNEIHLEPQGLLNFTVKARKKGTENKISIKVSWKDAPSIQASEDAFLKVR from the coding sequence ATGGCAGAAGAAAAATTCGTATTCGATTCGCTCCAGGACTGCGGGTCCATCAAGGAGTTCCTGGAATCCCTGATCGAGGGGTTCGAGAAGCACTCCATCGACCTCTCCACCAACGGCAACGAGATTCACCTCGAACCCCAGGGACTGCTCAACTTCACGGTCAAGGCCAGGAAAAAGGGAACCGAGAACAAGATCTCCATCAAGGTGTCCTGGAAGGACGCGCCCTCCATCCAGGCGTCGGAAGACGCCTTCCTCAAGGTCCGCTGA
- a CDS encoding GAK system ATP-grasp enzyme has product MKIGVIGIEGGWSSEKLADTVAEKTGGERVLIDMEDVRLDLPSGRAFYDGHTLNDFDALIIKKIGARYSPDLLDRLEVLRYLHERGLRIFSAPYAILRALDRLSCTISLQLKDIPMPPTTVTESVDQALTALEQYGEAVFKPLYTSKARGMFVLRNGPDARAAIEEYKAENPILYIQKTIELGDLDLGIAFLGGEYLTTYARCKTNGAWNTTTASGGKYRPYEPAPEIIELARKAQADFNLDFTCVDVAITDDGPYVFEVSVFGGFRGIQETSGIDAAARYVDYVMEKLK; this is encoded by the coding sequence GTGAAGATAGGAGTCATTGGCATCGAGGGCGGCTGGTCCTCCGAAAAACTGGCGGACACCGTGGCCGAGAAGACCGGCGGGGAGCGCGTGCTCATCGACATGGAGGACGTGCGCCTGGACCTACCCTCGGGCCGGGCCTTCTACGACGGGCACACCCTGAACGATTTCGACGCCCTGATCATCAAGAAGATCGGCGCGCGCTATTCCCCGGACCTCCTGGACCGGCTGGAGGTCCTGCGCTACCTGCACGAGCGGGGGCTCAGGATATTCAGCGCGCCCTACGCCATCCTGCGCGCCCTGGACCGGCTGTCCTGCACCATCTCGCTGCAACTCAAGGACATCCCCATGCCGCCCACGACCGTCACGGAGTCCGTGGACCAGGCCCTGACGGCGCTGGAGCAATACGGCGAGGCCGTGTTCAAGCCGCTGTACACCTCCAAGGCGCGCGGCATGTTCGTGCTGAGGAACGGCCCGGACGCCCGGGCGGCCATCGAGGAGTACAAGGCCGAGAACCCGATCCTGTACATCCAGAAGACCATCGAGCTGGGCGATCTGGACCTGGGCATCGCCTTCCTGGGCGGCGAGTACCTGACCACCTACGCCCGGTGCAAGACCAACGGGGCCTGGAACACGACCACGGCCTCGGGCGGCAAATACCGGCCCTACGAGCCCGCGCCCGAGATCATCGAGCTGGCCCGCAAGGCCCAGGCCGACTTCAACCTCGACTTCACCTGCGTGGACGTGGCCATCACCGACGACGGCCCCTACGTCTTCGAGGTCTCCGTGTTCGGGGGCTTCCGGGGCATCCAGGAGACCAGCGGCATCGACGCCGCCGCGCGCTACGTGGACTACGTCATGGAGAAACTCAAATGA
- a CDS encoding PP2C family protein-serine/threonine phosphatase: MKFKWKLLLVLLAVALVPLLVMRVVIQDADEESARVLAERFGLGVSVGRDADDDLSMPLEDILVARTESELLSVARRSARTAGDRFRLLAQVQREQLRLLAGDAPQDTPPERTGAGSGYWAWTGDGKRSRLEVDLSSLTTLSPEGGVPAAPDGFLGTALPALEFGKRSLPRLVLWQWARSTDGTVCLYPGLPGNGGALVREFAAVGREAVGTPVTVLASPATHQLMLLSTLRGRTLSSPTVTVAAAMDDLFDSADAVGLPAGIQWFFVQADGEVVRLLASRTPGDDPGSLYWASGDPLPDLGPDRGGPLRAGLRDGGHGSFRRGEGDADHLWIFAGLGVRGLGVVLRLSVSSLLGQSLQAERFVGETIRVRHRTMMLVIAGLGLLTLLAALALSSTMTRRMERLAEAFRQVAAGDFSVRVRVRGRDELAQLGATFDEMVPALDEQVRMKRDMAVARGIQQCLMPEDAPSAPGLDVAGMSIPHDETGGDYYDFFRFDNGEVGAVVGDVTGHGIPAALLMASSRAFLRANLDGGADAGQVLTRANELLSRDIQTTGRSMTAFLCAVDPARRMIRWSRAGHDPAIVYLPGSGAFEELAGDSGLPLGVMDGMEYVEERRELPEGAVVFFGTDGVWETHGRDGELFGKDRVRAILRENADRSAGAIADVILSSVRAFAGDDGVEDDLTLIVLRLV, translated from the coding sequence GTGAAATTCAAGTGGAAGCTCCTGCTGGTCCTGCTGGCCGTGGCCCTGGTGCCCCTGCTGGTCATGCGGGTGGTCATCCAGGACGCGGACGAGGAGTCCGCCCGTGTCCTGGCAGAGCGGTTCGGCCTGGGCGTGTCCGTGGGCCGGGACGCGGACGACGACCTGTCCATGCCCCTTGAGGACATCCTCGTGGCCCGGACCGAATCCGAACTGCTCTCCGTGGCCCGACGGTCCGCCCGGACGGCCGGGGACCGCTTCCGGCTGCTCGCCCAGGTGCAGCGGGAACAGCTGCGCCTGCTGGCCGGAGACGCGCCCCAGGATACGCCGCCCGAGCGGACCGGGGCCGGGAGCGGCTACTGGGCCTGGACCGGGGACGGCAAGCGGTCCCGGCTGGAGGTGGATCTCTCCTCGCTCACCACGCTCTCCCCGGAAGGCGGCGTCCCTGCGGCCCCGGACGGGTTTCTCGGGACGGCGCTCCCCGCCCTCGAATTCGGCAAGCGCTCCCTGCCCCGGCTGGTCCTGTGGCAGTGGGCCCGGTCCACGGATGGGACCGTCTGCCTGTATCCCGGACTGCCGGGCAACGGGGGCGCGCTCGTCCGGGAGTTCGCCGCCGTGGGCAGGGAGGCGGTCGGCACACCGGTTACGGTCCTGGCCAGCCCGGCCACGCACCAGCTGATGCTGCTCTCGACCCTGCGGGGCCGGACCCTGTCATCCCCCACGGTCACGGTGGCGGCCGCCATGGACGACCTGTTCGACAGCGCGGACGCGGTGGGGTTGCCCGCCGGCATCCAGTGGTTTTTCGTCCAGGCGGACGGGGAGGTGGTGCGCCTGCTCGCCTCGCGCACGCCCGGCGACGATCCCGGCTCCCTGTACTGGGCCTCGGGCGACCCCCTGCCCGACCTCGGGCCTGACCGGGGCGGCCCGCTCCGGGCCGGTCTCCGGGACGGCGGCCACGGGTCGTTTCGCCGGGGCGAAGGGGACGCCGACCATCTCTGGATCTTTGCCGGGCTGGGGGTGCGCGGCCTGGGCGTGGTCCTGCGCCTGTCCGTGTCCTCCCTGCTCGGGCAGTCCCTCCAGGCCGAGCGGTTCGTCGGCGAGACCATCCGGGTCCGGCACCGGACCATGATGCTGGTCATCGCGGGCCTGGGGCTGCTGACCCTGCTCGCGGCCCTGGCCCTGTCGAGCACCATGACCCGGCGCATGGAGCGGCTGGCCGAGGCGTTCAGGCAGGTGGCGGCGGGCGATTTTTCGGTCCGGGTGCGGGTGCGCGGCCGGGACGAGCTGGCCCAGCTGGGCGCGACCTTCGACGAGATGGTCCCGGCCCTGGACGAGCAGGTGCGCATGAAGCGGGACATGGCCGTGGCCCGTGGCATTCAGCAGTGCCTCATGCCCGAGGACGCGCCGTCCGCGCCGGGGCTGGACGTGGCCGGAATGTCCATCCCGCACGACGAGACCGGCGGGGATTACTATGATTTCTTCCGCTTCGACAACGGCGAGGTCGGGGCCGTGGTCGGGGACGTCACCGGACACGGCATCCCGGCGGCCCTGCTCATGGCCAGCTCGCGGGCCTTCCTCCGCGCCAACCTCGATGGGGGGGCGGATGCGGGACAGGTCCTGACCCGCGCCAACGAGCTGCTTTCGCGGGACATCCAGACCACGGGCCGGTCCATGACCGCGTTCCTGTGCGCCGTGGACCCTGCCCGCCGGATGATCCGCTGGTCCCGCGCCGGACACGATCCGGCCATCGTCTACCTGCCCGGCAGCGGCGCCTTCGAGGAACTGGCCGGGGACAGCGGGCTGCCGCTGGGCGTCATGGACGGGATGGAATATGTGGAGGAGCGGCGGGAACTGCCCGAGGGCGCCGTGGTCTTCTTCGGCACGGACGGGGTCTGGGAGACCCATGGCCGGGACGGGGAGCTGTTCGGCAAGGACCGGGTCAGGGCGATCCTCCGGGAGAACGCGGACCGTTCCGCCGGGGCCATCGCCGACGTGATCCTGTCCTCGGTCCGGGCCTTCGCCGGTGACGACGGGGTCGAGGACGACCTGACCCTGATCGTGCTCAGGCTGGTCTAG